The genomic segment atatttatgcAATGACTGGCCTATATTATAACTACAACAGATAAACTAAGATCAATTTGAGGCAAACTTAATTAATTGGTGCAGATTCAGGATTGAAGTACAAAAATGGGAGGCGGTGGCAATATGACTGCTCCAActgaaaagaagaaaactcCTCTCCAAAGAGTGCCATCTTCAAAGCCCCCTTTTACACTTGGTGACATCAAGAAGGCCATTCCTCCTCACTGCTTTCAGCGATCTCTCATTCGTTCGTTCTCCTATCTTTTTCAGGATCTCATACTTGTTTCCATCTTTTATTACATTGCCAACACTTACTTCCACACCCTTCCATCCCCGTATTATTACCTAGCATGGCCTGCTTACTGGATCGCTCAAGGTTGTGTTTGCACTGGAATATGGGTCATTGGTCATGAATGCGGCCACCATGGCTTCAGTGATTACCAATGGGTAGATGACACTGTTGGTCTTATCCTCCACTCTGCACTTTTAACACCATACTTCGCATGGAAACATAGTCATCGCCGTCACCACGCCAACACTGGTTCCCTTGAGAATGACGAAGTCTACATACCCAGGCTTAAATCAAAACTAAGATGGTACTACAAATACTTGAATAATCCACTAGGACGAGTACTCGTCCTTGCCTTCACCCTCACTTGTGCTTGGCCTTTGTACTTGATATGCAATATCTCCGGCAAAAAATATGACCGTTATGCATGTCACTATGATCCATATAGCCCGATATATACTAATCGTGAGAGGCTACAAGTCTGCATTTCAGATGTAGGAGTGATTGCAGCTACTTATGTGTTGTATCGTGTT from the Lycium ferocissimum isolate CSIRO_LF1 unplaced genomic scaffold, AGI_CSIRO_Lferr_CH_V1 ctg17162, whole genome shotgun sequence genome contains:
- the LOC132042690 gene encoding delta(12)-acyl-lipid-desaturase-like, with the protein product MGGGGNMTAPTEKKKTPLQRVPSSKPPFTLGDIKKAIPPHCFQRSLIRSFSYLFQDLILVSIFYYIANTYFHTLPSPYYYLAWPAYWIAQGCVCTGIWVIGHECGHHGFSDYQWVDDTVGLILHSALLTPYFAWKHSHRRHHANTGSLENDEVYIPRLKSKLRWYYKYLNNPLGRVLVLAFTLTCAWPLYLICNISGKKYDRYACHYDPYSPIYTNRERLQVCISDVGVIAATYVLYRVTLTQGLAWLICIYGVPLLIVNGFIVLITLLHHTHSSLPHYDSSEWDYLRGALATVDRDYGVLNKVFHNVTDTHVLHHIFSYISHYHAMEATNAIKPLLGEYYQFDDTPILKAMWRDTKECIYVEKDKDKGVYWYKNKL